Proteins encoded in a region of the Falco rusticolus isolate bFalRus1 chromosome 10, bFalRus1.pri, whole genome shotgun sequence genome:
- the PITPNM1 gene encoding membrane-associated phosphatidylinositol transfer protein 1 isoform X3, producing MLIKEYHILLPMSLEEYQVAQLYMIQKKSREESSGEGSGVEILANRPYADGPGGSGQYTHKVYHVGSHIPSWFRALLPKAALQVEEESWNAYPYTRTRYTCPFVEKFSIEIETYYRPDAGQQTNVFNLSAAEKRQRILDTIDIVRDPISPGEYKPEEDPKLYHSAKTGRGPLGDDWLEAATGGPLMCAYKLCKVEFRYWGMQSKIEQFIHDVGLRKVMLRAHRQAWCWQDEWTDLTMEDIRQLEEETARMLAQKMAKCGEAEEPPAAGPCPEGRPESGGAGGQEGAEVQGVADASPDDTFAKQWSTSSRSSYSSQHGGGVSPQSLSEWRMQNIARDSENSSEEEFFDAHEDLSDSDEVFAKEMTKWSSNDFLDTLERPVELDEALGDGASATKVDGEGLGATGFPEGGLVESAAQVCRIHALFLILHSGNILDQGVGEPGSKQADVQTLVATFDAVTRVHFPEALGHVALRLVPCPPICAAAYALVSKLSPYSHDRDSLSSSQDHIPLAALPLLATSSGSYQHAVGAVIARANQAYSAFLHSGEGAGFCGQVVLLGDCVGGILGFDALCQSRAGAGGSRSSSRRGSLSMEPVSPELCGSRDPLADGADGATGSSQTSPEPGAQLPCREQGDSHHHSSSGSLQASEAPLEAEAPRSGPMPLDGAEGTSTRLDFKVSGFFLFGSPLGLVLALRKTVMPALDVPAILPCPRRAPRCAGWAAPTPRLCRSGPAASRL from the exons atGCTCATCAAGGAGTACCACATCCTGCTGCCCATGAGCCTGGAGGAGTACCAGGTGGCTCAGCTCTACATGAtccag AAGAAGAGCCGGGAGGAGTCGAGCGGCGAGGGCAGCGGCGTGGAGATCCTGGCCAACCGGCCCTACGCCGATGGCCCTGGCGGTAGCGGCCAGTACACCCACAAGGTCTACCATGTGGGCTCCCACATCCCCAGCTGGTTTCGGGCACTGCTCCCCAAGGCTGCGCTGCAGGTGGAGGAGGAATCCTGGAACGCCTACCCCTACACCCGAACCAG GTACACGTGTCCCTTCGTGGAGAAGTTCTCCATCGAGATCGAGACATACTACCGGCCAGACGCGGGCCAGCAAACCAATGTCTTCAACCTGAGCGCGGCGGAGAAGAGGCAGAGGATTCTGG ACACCATCGACATCGTGCGTGACCCCATCTCCCCTGGGGAATACAAGCCTGAGGAGGACCCCAAGCTCTACCACTCGGCCAAGACGGGCCGGGGCCCACTGGGGGACGACTGGCTGGAGGCAGCCACTGGCGGGCCCCTGATGTGTGCTTACAAGCTCTGCAAGGTGGAGTTCCGCTACTGGGGGATGCAGTCCAAAATCGAGCAGTTCATCCATGATGTGG GTTTGCGGAAGGTGATGCTGCGTGCCCACCGCCAGGCTTGGTGCTGGCAGGACGAGTGGACGGACCTGACGATGGAGGACatcaggcagctggaggaggagacagCGCGGATGCTGGCGCAGAAGATGGCCAAGTGCGGCGAGGCTGAGGAGCCCCCTGCCGCTGGGCCCTGTCCTGAGGGGCGGCCAGAGTCAGGGGGTGCcggtgggcaggagggggccgAGGTGCAGGGGGTGGCTGACGCCTCCCCTGATGATACCTTTGCCAAGCAGTGGTCCACCTCTTCCCGGTCCTCCTACTCTTCCCAGCATGGAG gggggGTGTCTCCTCAGAGCCTGTCTGAGTGGCGGATGCAGAACATCGCCCGTGACTCTGAGAACAGCTCTGAGGAGGAGTTTTTCGATGCTCACG AGGACCTGTCCGACAGTGACGAGGTCTTTGCGAAGGAGATGACGAAGTGGAGCTCCAACGACTTCTTGGACACGCTGGAGCGGCCAGTGGAGCTGGATGAGGCACTGG GGGACGGAGCCAGTGCCACCAAGGTGGATGGCGAAGGACTGGGGGCGACTGGTTTCCCCGAG GGCGGCTTGGTGGAGAGCGCGGCACAGGTATGCCGGATCCACGCGCTCTTCCTCATCCTCCACAGCGGCAACATCCTGGACCAGGGAGTGGGAGAGCCGGGCTCCAAGCAGGCAGATGTGCAGACGCTGGTGGCCACCTTCGACGCCGTCACCCGTGTCCACTTCCCCGAGGCGCTGGGGCATGTGGCGCTGCGCCTGGTGCCTTGCCCACCCATCTGCGCTGCTGCCTACGCCCTCGTCTCTAA GCTCAGCCCCTACAGCCACGACAGGGACAGCCTGTCCAGCAGCCAGGACCACATCCCGCTGGCAGCCCTCCCGCTGCTGGCCACCTCCTCGGGGAGCTACCAGCACGCTGTGGGTGCTGTCATTGCCCGTGCCAACCAGGCGTACAGCGCTTTCCTGCATTCCGGGGAGGGAGCCGGCTTCTGCGGGCAG gtggtgctgctgggggactgtGTGGGCGGCATCCTGGGCTTTGACGCGCTCTGCCAGAGCCGGGCAGGTGCAGGGGGCAGTcgcagcagcagccgccgcgGCAGCCTG AGCATGGAGCCCGTCTCCCCCGAGCTGTGTGGCAGCAGGGACCCACTGGCCGACGGGGCGGACGGAGCCACAGGGTCCAGCCAGACCAGCCCCGAGCCGGGGGCACAGCTGCCCTGCCGAGAGCAGGGGGACAGCCACCATCACAGCTCCTCGGGCAG CTTGCAGGCCAGCGAGGCTCCGCTGGAGGCAGAGGCACCGCGGAGTGGCCCCATGCCGCTGGACGGGGCAGAGGGCACCAGCACCCGCCTCGACTTTAAGGTATCCGGCTTCTTCCTCTTTGGCTCCCCGCTGGGGCTGGTGCTCGCGCTGCGCAAGACCGTCATGCCTGCTCTGGATG
- the CDK2AP2 gene encoding cyclin-dependent kinase 2-associated protein 2 isoform X1 → MGYVQAMKPPGAQGSQSTYTDLLSVIEEMGKEIRPTYAGSKSAMERLKRGIIHARALVRECLAETERNART, encoded by the exons ATGGGCTACGTGCAG GCGATGAAGCCCCCCGGGGCTCAGGGCTCGCAGAGCACCTACACCGACCTGCTCTCCGTCATCgaggagatggggaaggagaTCCGGCCCACCTACGCCGGCAGCAAGAGTGCCATGGAGCGGCTGAAGCGGG GTATCATCCACGCCCGGGCGCTGGTCAGGGAGTGCCTGGCAGAGACAGAGCGGAACGCTCGCACGTAA
- the PITPNM1 gene encoding membrane-associated phosphatidylinositol transfer protein 1 isoform X4, with protein sequence MLIKEYHILLPMSLEEYQVAQLYMIQKKSREESSGEGSGVEILANRPYADGPGGSGQYTHKVYHVGSHIPSWFRALLPKAALQVEEESWNAYPYTRTRYTCPFVEKFSIEIETYYRPDAGQQTNVFNLSAAEKRQRILDTIDIVRDPISPGEYKPEEDPKLYHSAKTGRGPLGDDWLEAATGGPLMCAYKLCKVEFRYWGMQSKIEQFIHDVGLRKVMLRAHRQAWCWQDEWTDLTMEDIRQLEEETARMLAQKMAKCGEAEEPPAAGPCPEGRPESGGAGGQEGAEVQGVADASPDDTFAKQWSTSSRSSYSSQHGGGVSPQSLSEWRMQNIARDSENSSEEEFFDAHEDLSDSDEVFAKEMTKWSSNDFLDTLERPVELDEALGDGASATKVDGEGLGATGFPERQHPGPGSGRAGLQAGRCADAGGHLRRRHPCPLPRGAGACGAAPGALPTHLRCCLRPRL encoded by the exons atGCTCATCAAGGAGTACCACATCCTGCTGCCCATGAGCCTGGAGGAGTACCAGGTGGCTCAGCTCTACATGAtccag AAGAAGAGCCGGGAGGAGTCGAGCGGCGAGGGCAGCGGCGTGGAGATCCTGGCCAACCGGCCCTACGCCGATGGCCCTGGCGGTAGCGGCCAGTACACCCACAAGGTCTACCATGTGGGCTCCCACATCCCCAGCTGGTTTCGGGCACTGCTCCCCAAGGCTGCGCTGCAGGTGGAGGAGGAATCCTGGAACGCCTACCCCTACACCCGAACCAG GTACACGTGTCCCTTCGTGGAGAAGTTCTCCATCGAGATCGAGACATACTACCGGCCAGACGCGGGCCAGCAAACCAATGTCTTCAACCTGAGCGCGGCGGAGAAGAGGCAGAGGATTCTGG ACACCATCGACATCGTGCGTGACCCCATCTCCCCTGGGGAATACAAGCCTGAGGAGGACCCCAAGCTCTACCACTCGGCCAAGACGGGCCGGGGCCCACTGGGGGACGACTGGCTGGAGGCAGCCACTGGCGGGCCCCTGATGTGTGCTTACAAGCTCTGCAAGGTGGAGTTCCGCTACTGGGGGATGCAGTCCAAAATCGAGCAGTTCATCCATGATGTGG GTTTGCGGAAGGTGATGCTGCGTGCCCACCGCCAGGCTTGGTGCTGGCAGGACGAGTGGACGGACCTGACGATGGAGGACatcaggcagctggaggaggagacagCGCGGATGCTGGCGCAGAAGATGGCCAAGTGCGGCGAGGCTGAGGAGCCCCCTGCCGCTGGGCCCTGTCCTGAGGGGCGGCCAGAGTCAGGGGGTGCcggtgggcaggagggggccgAGGTGCAGGGGGTGGCTGACGCCTCCCCTGATGATACCTTTGCCAAGCAGTGGTCCACCTCTTCCCGGTCCTCCTACTCTTCCCAGCATGGAG gggggGTGTCTCCTCAGAGCCTGTCTGAGTGGCGGATGCAGAACATCGCCCGTGACTCTGAGAACAGCTCTGAGGAGGAGTTTTTCGATGCTCACG AGGACCTGTCCGACAGTGACGAGGTCTTTGCGAAGGAGATGACGAAGTGGAGCTCCAACGACTTCTTGGACACGCTGGAGCGGCCAGTGGAGCTGGATGAGGCACTGG GGGACGGAGCCAGTGCCACCAAGGTGGATGGCGAAGGACTGGGGGCGACTGGTTTCCCCGAG CGGCAACATCCTGGACCAGGGAGTGGGAGAGCCGGGCTCCAAGCAGGCAGATGTGCAGACGCTGGTGGCCACCTTCGACGCCGTCACCCGTGTCCACTTCCCCGAGGCGCTGGGGCATGTGGCGCTGCGCCTGGTGCCTTGCCCACCCATCTGCGCTGCTGCCTACGCCCTCGTCTCTAA
- the CDK2AP2 gene encoding cyclin-dependent kinase 2-associated protein 2 isoform X2 yields the protein MSYKPIAPAPATPGAASASPAPPGPGAPPAATSVPSPSGSVPGGAAPFRPLFNDFGPPSMGYVQAMKPPGAQGSQSTYTDLLSVIEEMGKEIRPTYAGSKSAMERLKRGIIHARALVRECLAETERNART from the exons ATGTCCTACAAGCCCATCGCTCCCGCCCCCGCTACCCCCGGAGCCGCCAGcgccagccccgccccgccggggcctGGGGCGCCGCCCGCCG CCACGAGCGTCCCGTCGCCCTCCGGCTCCGTCCCCGGCGGCGCCGCCCCTTTCCGGCCGCTCTTCAATGACTTCGGGCCGCCGTCCATGGGCTACGTGCAG GCGATGAAGCCCCCCGGGGCTCAGGGCTCGCAGAGCACCTACACCGACCTGCTCTCCGTCATCgaggagatggggaaggagaTCCGGCCCACCTACGCCGGCAGCAAGAGTGCCATGGAGCGGCTGAAGCGGG GTATCATCCACGCCCGGGCGCTGGTCAGGGAGTGCCTGGCAGAGACAGAGCGGAACGCTCGCACGTAA